The Chitinophaga sp. H8 genome contains a region encoding:
- a CDS encoding ABC transporter permease: protein MKQFLVFAQKEFYHIFRDKRTLLILFGMPIVQIILFGFAITNEIKNASIAVLDQSGDVYSRQLIQRMTASGYFKVTHYLQHNDQIEPTFKEGDIKMAIVIPPEFGQSFFHLKKAPLQLLADAGDPNTATTLLNYANAIIGTYQQDLNRQTKLPLTIDTSVRMLYNPALKSVYLFVPGVMTLILLLVSAMMTSITIAREKEIGTMEILLVSPLPPVMIIAGKVVPYILLSFINAIVILSMGVWIFGMPVKGSIVLLLMECILFVLTALSLGIFISSLTNSQQTAMMASMMGLLMPTVLLSGFVFPLESMPQPLQILSNILPAKWFIIILKDIMLKGSGLRDLWLQTVVLAGMAFVFLVLSIRNFKIRLG, encoded by the coding sequence ATGAAGCAATTCCTGGTTTTTGCACAGAAAGAATTTTACCACATTTTCCGGGATAAGCGTACACTGCTTATCCTGTTTGGGATGCCCATTGTGCAGATCATCCTGTTCGGGTTTGCTATCACCAACGAAATAAAAAATGCAAGTATAGCGGTACTGGATCAATCGGGAGATGTATATAGCAGGCAACTGATCCAGCGTATGACTGCCTCCGGATATTTTAAAGTGACCCATTATCTCCAGCATAATGATCAGATTGAACCCACATTTAAGGAAGGCGATATTAAGATGGCGATAGTAATACCGCCTGAGTTCGGGCAGTCTTTTTTCCATCTTAAAAAAGCACCATTGCAATTACTGGCAGATGCAGGTGATCCTAATACGGCTACTACTTTACTGAATTATGCGAATGCTATTATTGGGACCTATCAGCAGGACCTGAACCGGCAAACCAAACTACCGCTTACAATTGATACTTCGGTGCGGATGCTTTACAACCCGGCTTTAAAAAGTGTATACCTTTTTGTGCCGGGGGTAATGACGCTGATATTATTGCTCGTATCAGCTATGATGACCTCTATTACGATTGCCAGAGAAAAAGAGATCGGTACTATGGAGATATTGCTGGTATCTCCATTGCCCCCGGTAATGATTATTGCAGGAAAAGTAGTGCCCTATATTTTACTGTCATTTATCAACGCTATTGTGATATTGAGTATGGGGGTATGGATTTTTGGTATGCCGGTAAAAGGAAGCATTGTATTGTTATTGATGGAATGCATCCTGTTTGTACTTACTGCCTTATCATTAGGAATTTTTATTTCCTCGCTCACTAATAGCCAGCAAACTGCCATGATGGCTTCTATGATGGGGCTACTGATGCCTACCGTGTTGTTGTCTGGTTTTGTGTTCCCATTGGAAAGCATGCCTCAACCCTTACAAATCCTGTCTAATATACTTCCCGCAAAGTGGTTTATTATTATCCTGAAAGACATTATGCTCAAAGGGTCAGGACTACGGGATCTATGGCTGCAAACAGTGGTGCTGGCAGGAATGGCATTTGTATTTCTTGTGCTGAGTATCCGGAACTTTAAAATCAGGTTAGGCTAA
- a CDS encoding ABC transporter permease — protein sequence MRTILFILQKEFIQIFRNKAMLRIILVVPIVQLIVLANAANYEIKNIAIDVVNQDMSPWSQRLVNKLLSSGYFRLNRQTFSQREAYEDIKADKADLILTIPAHFERNLVREGEAAIQLVVNAINGSKAGLANGYAASIIRDFNQQIRVEWLALDKLEGPSVIAVTSTNWFNARMDYKVFMVPGILVVLVTMIAAFLSGMNIVREKEMGTIEQLNVTPIRKHHFILGKLLPFWILALFELAFGLLVGKLLFHIPVAGNIGWVFLFAAIYLWVMLGMGLLISTVTDTQQQAMFISWFFVIIFMLMSGLFTPVESMPHWAQVITWFNPIAYFVKIIRMVMLKGSGWVDIQFSLLAMLGAAIVMNLIAIRNYRKTV from the coding sequence ATGCGGACGATTCTATTCATATTACAAAAGGAGTTTATCCAGATTTTCCGCAACAAGGCAATGCTGCGGATCATACTGGTGGTACCGATCGTGCAGTTGATCGTATTGGCTAATGCAGCTAATTATGAAATTAAGAACATCGCCATTGATGTGGTGAACCAGGATATGTCGCCCTGGTCACAACGGTTGGTAAACAAATTATTGTCGTCCGGTTATTTCAGGCTAAACCGGCAAACGTTCAGCCAGCGGGAAGCGTATGAAGATATAAAGGCGGATAAAGCAGACCTCATCTTAACGATCCCTGCTCATTTTGAGCGTAACCTGGTGAGAGAAGGAGAGGCGGCTATACAGCTGGTAGTAAATGCTATTAATGGGAGCAAGGCGGGATTGGCGAATGGATATGCTGCCAGCATTATCCGGGATTTTAATCAGCAGATTAGGGTGGAATGGCTGGCGCTGGATAAACTGGAAGGCCCTTCCGTAATAGCAGTTACTTCCACCAATTGGTTTAATGCGCGCATGGATTATAAAGTATTTATGGTGCCAGGTATCCTGGTGGTATTGGTGACGATGATTGCCGCTTTTCTTTCCGGAATGAACATTGTAAGAGAAAAAGAGATGGGTACTATAGAACAATTGAATGTAACCCCCATACGTAAGCATCATTTTATATTAGGTAAGCTCCTGCCGTTCTGGATCCTGGCATTGTTTGAACTGGCATTTGGCCTGCTGGTGGGTAAACTTTTATTCCATATTCCGGTAGCCGGAAATATTGGTTGGGTATTTCTGTTTGCGGCCATTTATCTCTGGGTGATGCTGGGGATGGGACTGCTTATTTCTACCGTAACAGATACACAACAACAGGCTATGTTTATCTCCTGGTTTTTTGTGATCATCTTTATGTTGATGAGCGGTTTGTTTACACCGGTAGAAAGTATGCCTCACTGGGCACAGGTGATTACCTGGTTTAATCCCATTGCCTATTTCGTAAAAATCATAAGGATGGTAATGTTGAAAGGAAGCGGCTGGGTGGATATCCAGTTCAGCTTGCTGGCCATGTTGGGGGCTGCCATAGTAATGAATTTGATAGCCATCCGGAATTATCGCAAAACAGTATAA
- a CDS encoding PLP-dependent aminotransferase family protein, with the protein MLKTADHLYLQVADKIAQLIEKDVLKIGEKLPSVRTLSKAQGISLSTAFQAYYHLEAKGLVESRPKSGYYVRFCANKLAEIPETSLPVKKATEVTVHEMIADVFQHITNEHILKFSIATPPDSILPAAKISKAMIHAMRNTPANGIGYEHVQGNLLLRRQIARMSMHWGGAISEDDVVTTAGCMDALTLSLYATTKPGDTIALESPAYYGALQLAESLGLKVLEVPTHPITGVDLDYLDKAIPRFRIKACLFVTNFNNPLGACMPDLHKQKLVSILEKYDIPLIEDDIYGDIYFGKQRPAACKTFDKKGLVLLCNSISKSLAPGYRVGWVIPGRYKEKVLRMKQHHSIACASLPHAAIGYFLENGRYENHLRNMRNMLHTQSLRYLQAIADYFPEDTRVSRPQGGLVLWIVLNENINTYELYELALKHKISFAPGRIFSLQNCYNNCLRLSYGNPWSKQVEDGIKTLGKLIRKMNA; encoded by the coding sequence ATGTTAAAAACTGCAGATCATTTATACTTACAGGTAGCCGATAAGATAGCGCAACTGATTGAAAAAGATGTCCTTAAAATAGGTGAAAAACTGCCTTCTGTCCGCACATTAAGTAAAGCGCAGGGGATCAGCCTGAGCACTGCCTTCCAGGCTTATTATCACCTGGAAGCCAAAGGGCTCGTGGAATCCAGACCTAAATCAGGGTATTACGTAAGATTTTGTGCTAATAAACTGGCAGAGATACCTGAAACTTCCCTGCCGGTGAAAAAGGCAACGGAAGTGACGGTCCATGAAATGATCGCAGATGTGTTTCAGCATATTACCAATGAGCATATTCTCAAATTCTCTATTGCCACCCCACCGGATAGTATCCTGCCAGCAGCCAAGATATCCAAGGCCATGATACATGCGATGCGCAATACTCCTGCCAATGGTATCGGCTATGAGCATGTACAGGGCAACCTGCTCCTGCGCAGGCAGATAGCCCGCATGAGTATGCACTGGGGCGGCGCAATCAGTGAAGACGATGTAGTAACTACTGCTGGTTGTATGGATGCACTGACGTTAAGTTTATACGCCACTACCAAACCCGGTGATACCATCGCACTGGAAAGCCCCGCTTATTATGGGGCATTGCAACTGGCAGAAAGCCTTGGCCTTAAAGTACTGGAAGTGCCTACCCATCCTATTACGGGGGTAGACCTTGACTACCTGGACAAAGCGATACCCCGGTTCAGGATAAAAGCATGTCTGTTTGTTACCAACTTCAACAATCCGCTGGGGGCATGTATGCCAGACCTTCACAAACAAAAGCTGGTAAGCATCCTTGAAAAATACGATATCCCGCTTATTGAAGACGACATTTATGGCGATATCTACTTTGGGAAACAACGTCCTGCGGCCTGTAAAACTTTTGATAAAAAGGGGCTGGTATTACTTTGTAACTCTATCTCCAAATCACTGGCACCCGGTTACCGGGTAGGTTGGGTAATACCCGGACGATACAAAGAAAAAGTGCTGCGCATGAAACAGCACCATTCTATAGCCTGCGCCTCTCTCCCACACGCCGCTATTGGTTACTTCCTGGAAAACGGGCGTTATGAAAATCACTTACGCAATATGCGCAATATGCTTCATACCCAATCCCTGCGTTATCTGCAGGCCATTGCGGATTATTTTCCGGAAGACACCCGTGTATCCCGCCCACAAGGAGGTCTGGTGTTATGGATCGTTTTAAACGAAAACATTAATACCTACGAACTGTATGAGCTGGCACTCAAGCACAAGATCAGCTTTGCTCCCGGCCGCATATTTTCCTTGCAGAACTGCTACAACAATTGCCTGCGACTTAGCTATGGAAATCCATGGAGCAAACAGGTAGAAGATGGTATTAAAACCCTGGGCAAACTAATCCGGAAAATGAATGCCTGA
- a CDS encoding ArsR/SmtB family transcription factor, translating into MDELFKGVADPVRRQMLELLLKQPLNVNQINEHFGDISRQAVSKHLNILEACAWIKIYQAGRERYGYLNKAAFYAMREWLQAYLDQDRASLDNDHGVFLEHSTYKKGDPLTYPVMLQAMLSKDKDFDTLFYIAVKTTGIFCRPFCPANPRPDNVIFYLNREEALRNNYRACKRCTP; encoded by the coding sequence ATGGATGAGCTATTTAAAGGAGTGGCAGATCCTGTGCGCAGACAGATGCTGGAGCTCTTGCTGAAACAGCCGCTGAATGTAAATCAGATTAATGAACATTTCGGGGATATCAGCCGGCAGGCGGTGTCAAAGCACCTCAATATCCTGGAAGCATGTGCCTGGATCAAAATTTATCAGGCAGGACGTGAGCGTTACGGGTATCTTAACAAAGCAGCTTTTTATGCTATGCGGGAGTGGTTGCAGGCTTACCTGGATCAGGACAGAGCCTCCCTGGATAATGACCATGGTGTATTCCTGGAGCATAGCACCTACAAAAAGGGAGATCCCCTTACTTATCCGGTAATGCTGCAGGCTATGTTGAGTAAGGACAAGGATTTTGATACCCTGTTTTATATTGCTGTAAAAACCACGGGCATTTTTTGCCGCCCTTTCTGTCCGGCTAATCCCAGGCCGGATAACGTCATTTTTTATCTCAACCGCGAAGAGGCGCTCCGGAATAATTACCGGGCCTGTAAACGTTGTACCCCATAA
- a CDS encoding DNA-3-methyladenine glycosylase family protein: protein MITIPVSDYKHFTFAECLLFLGRSDKECMHYIQEGKLQRMIAIAEQPVLLEISEDPQKKALVAAATPVNGQPVDETVVRQYVSHWLHLQTDLGDFYRFAAKDPMLAPLTKQYRGLRLIGIPELFEALTWSIIGQQINLSFAYTLRQRFVQAFGYHTVIAGKDYYLYPHPAVVAALSPEQLIPMQFSRSKAVYIIETARQMAMGNLEERALQQMDYEAAREKLVSLKGIGNWSANYVLMKFSRFPQALPLEDAGLHNAIKKQLQLTIKPGLSDVKAYTAHWQQHAAYATFYLWRSLYGS from the coding sequence ATGATTACAATTCCGGTATCAGATTATAAGCACTTTACTTTTGCAGAATGCCTGCTTTTCCTCGGACGTTCTGATAAAGAGTGCATGCATTATATCCAAGAGGGAAAGCTGCAAAGAATGATTGCCATAGCAGAACAGCCGGTATTGCTGGAAATCAGTGAAGATCCGCAAAAAAAGGCGTTGGTAGCAGCTGCAACACCTGTAAACGGACAGCCGGTAGATGAGACGGTGGTCCGGCAATATGTATCACATTGGCTACACTTGCAAACAGACCTGGGCGACTTTTACCGTTTTGCTGCTAAAGATCCGATGCTGGCTCCCTTAACAAAACAGTACCGCGGGCTCCGCCTGATAGGTATCCCTGAATTATTTGAAGCGCTTACCTGGAGTATTATCGGACAACAGATCAATCTGTCATTTGCTTATACTTTAAGACAACGGTTTGTACAGGCATTCGGATACCATACGGTCATTGCAGGGAAAGATTATTATTTATACCCACACCCCGCTGTAGTGGCAGCGCTATCGCCGGAACAGCTGATCCCCATGCAGTTTTCTCGAAGTAAGGCGGTGTATATTATTGAAACAGCCCGGCAAATGGCAATGGGTAATCTGGAAGAGAGGGCATTGCAGCAAATGGATTATGAAGCTGCCCGCGAAAAGCTGGTGTCTTTAAAAGGGATCGGTAACTGGTCGGCCAATTATGTATTGATGAAGTTCAGTCGCTTCCCCCAGGCATTGCCGCTGGAAGATGCAGGTTTACATAATGCTATTAAAAAACAGTTACAGCTGACAATAAAACCCGGGCTTTCGGATGTGAAGGCGTATACGGCACATTGGCAGCAGCACGCGGCGTATGCTACTTTTTATCTGTGGAGATCGTTATATGGAAGTTGA
- a CDS encoding methylated-DNA--[protein]-cysteine S-methyltransferase yields MEELQFYQCNMETPIGTLVIKGTADFISEVNFIDHAVTADETVPALMQTCITQLEEYFTGNRQVFDFAIAQPGTVFQQSVWNQLVTIPYGRTISYMQLAKDLNNPKSIRAVGTTNGKNQLAIIVPCHRVIGSDGSLTGYAGGLWRKKWLLEHERKVKYGEQQLF; encoded by the coding sequence ATGGAAGAATTACAGTTTTATCAATGTAATATGGAAACCCCGATAGGCACATTGGTCATAAAGGGTACTGCCGATTTTATAAGCGAAGTAAATTTTATTGACCACGCAGTAACCGCTGATGAAACAGTGCCTGCCTTGATGCAAACCTGTATCACGCAACTGGAAGAATACTTTACCGGCAACAGGCAGGTTTTTGATTTTGCTATCGCACAGCCAGGTACTGTTTTCCAGCAAAGTGTATGGAACCAGCTGGTCACTATCCCTTATGGACGTACCATTTCTTATATGCAACTGGCTAAAGACCTGAATAACCCTAAAAGTATACGTGCGGTGGGCACTACAAACGGAAAGAACCAGCTGGCTATTATAGTACCTTGTCACCGGGTAATTGGTAGTGATGGCAGCCTTACGGGTTATGCTGGTGGTCTGTGGCGCAAGAAATGGCTGCTGGAACACGAACGGAAAGTAAAATATGGCGAACAGCAACTGTTCTGA
- a CDS encoding pyridoxal phosphate-dependent decarboxylase family protein — translation MYFRLKKDHEEIPYLLESAKDVSVSFLSAIDTMPVSKATPAFPQAVLPAEGMGGADTWAYFLKQYAPYLSASAGPRYWGFVTGGVTPAAITGDWLATAVDMNAADKSGVSYHIETETIALLRNLLGLPTAFSGFFISGATMSNFTGLAIGRQWVGMERGVDIGKAGLAALGPIKVLSAAPHSSVLKALSMLGLGREAWVKIPALPDREAVDINALKAWLETNEGPFIYVANAGTVNTVDFDDIAALAALKQTHRFWLHVDAAFGGFAACSDTYRHLLSGWELADSITIDAHKWLNVPYDSAMVFCRHPALQSAVFQNAGAAYLGDPAKDFNFINYVPENSRRLRALPAWFSLMAYGAAGYRDIVENNIRLAQQLGQLIEKSKHFKLLAPVRLCVVCFTLDVPQAAHAETVQAFLEKLNAGGVVYMTATVYNGTPAIRAALVNWRTVEEDVTVAFEEMEAVFETINVQA, via the coding sequence ATGTACTTCCGGTTAAAAAAAGATCACGAAGAAATTCCTTATTTATTAGAATCGGCAAAAGATGTAAGTGTTTCTTTCTTATCTGCCATCGATACTATGCCGGTAAGTAAAGCAACGCCGGCATTTCCGCAGGCTGTTTTACCTGCAGAAGGTATGGGTGGTGCTGATACCTGGGCTTATTTTTTAAAGCAATATGCACCTTACCTGTCGGCCAGTGCAGGACCCCGTTATTGGGGTTTTGTAACGGGGGGCGTCACACCTGCTGCTATTACCGGCGATTGGCTGGCTACGGCAGTAGATATGAATGCAGCCGATAAGAGTGGGGTGTCTTATCATATAGAAACGGAAACCATTGCTTTATTACGCAATTTATTGGGATTACCCACGGCCTTCTCCGGCTTTTTCATCAGTGGAGCTACAATGTCCAACTTTACCGGGCTGGCTATTGGCCGTCAATGGGTAGGTATGGAACGGGGAGTGGATATTGGAAAAGCCGGACTGGCCGCATTGGGCCCCATAAAAGTGTTGTCCGCAGCTCCGCATTCCAGTGTATTAAAAGCATTGTCCATGTTGGGACTGGGAAGGGAGGCCTGGGTGAAAATACCTGCATTGCCAGACCGGGAGGCGGTAGATATCAACGCACTAAAAGCCTGGCTGGAAACGAATGAAGGCCCTTTTATTTATGTGGCCAACGCAGGCACAGTAAATACAGTGGATTTTGATGATATAGCTGCGCTGGCAGCATTGAAACAAACACACCGTTTCTGGTTGCATGTGGATGCTGCCTTTGGTGGATTTGCTGCCTGTAGCGATACTTACCGGCACCTGTTGTCCGGATGGGAACTGGCAGACAGTATCACCATAGATGCGCATAAATGGTTGAATGTACCCTATGACAGCGCCATGGTTTTTTGCCGTCACCCGGCACTACAGTCGGCGGTATTTCAGAACGCAGGGGCAGCCTACCTCGGCGATCCTGCCAAAGATTTCAACTTTATTAATTATGTGCCGGAAAATTCCCGCCGGCTTCGTGCCCTGCCTGCCTGGTTTTCCCTGATGGCATATGGGGCAGCAGGGTACCGGGATATCGTGGAAAATAATATCCGCCTGGCACAGCAGCTGGGGCAGCTGATTGAAAAAAGTAAACACTTTAAACTGCTGGCGCCGGTAAGGCTTTGTGTGGTATGCTTTACGCTGGATGTACCACAGGCAGCACATGCCGAAACAGTACAGGCGTTTCTGGAAAAGCTGAATGCGGGAGGAGTCGTTTATATGACAGCAACCGTTTACAATGGAACGCCCGCAATACGCGCGGCATTGGTCAACTGGCGTACGGTAGAAGAAGATGTAACAGTGGCTTTTGAAGAAATGGAAGCTGTATTTGAAACCATAAATGTACAGGCGTAA
- a CDS encoding EamA family transporter, producing MRKPNTNAYMALVIVSIFWGTTYLAASIGVRHVHGLVLAGIRQTIAGTLLTGFFLLKGYKLPEKVVLSRLFVIGMIMLCGSNGLLTMAMRYIPSGLGAIIAATVPIWITLFSYFLVQKTKFSVQLIIGMALGFIGVGGIFYDYLSSLMNPDFRFGIILAVIGSILWALGSVLTAKWALSINVLYGAGFQMVFSGIMMLIISFLMGEHLPVGNFTGELLGSLLYLILIGSILTYSAYIFALNKLPSSLVAIYAYINPIVAVLLGWILLREKLNWMMGFSCLVTILGVYLVNNAFNKSKKALNNA from the coding sequence ATGCGGAAGCCAAATACAAATGCCTACATGGCATTGGTGATAGTCAGTATTTTCTGGGGCACCACCTATCTCGCAGCCAGTATTGGAGTAAGACATGTACATGGTTTGGTATTGGCGGGTATCCGTCAAACTATAGCAGGGACGTTATTAACAGGATTCTTTTTATTGAAAGGGTATAAGCTGCCGGAGAAGGTGGTGTTGTCGCGTTTGTTTGTCATCGGTATGATCATGCTTTGCGGTAGTAACGGATTGCTCACTATGGCTATGCGGTACATTCCCAGCGGGCTGGGAGCTATTATAGCGGCTACAGTACCTATCTGGATCACGCTTTTCAGTTATTTCCTGGTACAAAAAACAAAGTTCAGCGTGCAGCTGATCATCGGAATGGCATTGGGATTTATCGGAGTAGGCGGCATCTTCTACGATTATTTGTCCAGTCTGATGAACCCCGATTTTCGCTTTGGTATTATACTGGCTGTCATTGGCAGTATACTCTGGGCATTAGGATCCGTGCTTACGGCCAAGTGGGCATTAAGTATTAATGTACTGTATGGTGCGGGGTTCCAAATGGTATTCAGTGGTATCATGATGCTGATCATCTCTTTTTTAATGGGCGAACATCTGCCCGTAGGAAATTTTACCGGTGAGTTATTAGGAAGCCTCTTATATCTGATCTTGATAGGTTCCATACTCACTTACTCTGCCTACATATTTGCATTGAATAAACTGCCTTCATCGCTGGTAGCCATTTATGCCTACATTAATCCGATTGTAGCAGTATTGCTGGGATGGATATTGCTCCGTGAAAAATTAAACTGGATGATGGGCTTTTCCTGCCTGGTCACCATTTTGGGAGTGTATCTGGTAAATAATGCGTTTAATAAAAGTAAAAAAGCCTTGAACAATGCCTGA
- a CDS encoding GNAT family N-acetyltransferase yields MPDEIHILEYHSSYQPHFERLNKVWIEKYFRLEPIDIEVLEHPEPHIIDPGGQIIFAAIRQRIVGTVAIRKVDDDTVEMTKMAVDEAYQGRKIGWVLGQAIIETARKMGFSKMILYSNTALTPAIQLYRKMGFKEVEVEAGKYDRCNIQMEMELGNMAAD; encoded by the coding sequence ATGCCTGACGAAATACATATACTTGAATATCACTCATCTTATCAGCCTCACTTTGAACGGCTGAATAAAGTCTGGATAGAAAAATATTTCCGGTTAGAACCCATTGATATTGAAGTGCTGGAACATCCGGAACCACATATTATTGATCCCGGAGGACAGATTATCTTTGCGGCTATCAGACAGCGTATAGTAGGTACAGTAGCCATCAGGAAAGTGGATGATGATACGGTGGAAATGACCAAAATGGCGGTAGATGAAGCTTACCAGGGCCGGAAAATTGGTTGGGTACTGGGACAGGCTATTATAGAAACGGCCAGGAAAATGGGATTTTCCAAAATGATCCTGTATTCCAATACTGCACTCACCCCGGCTATTCAGTTGTACAGAAAAATGGGCTTTAAAGAGGTGGAAGTAGAAGCGGGTAAATACGACCGCTGTAACATACAAATGGAAATGGAGCTGGGCAACATGGCCGCCGATTGA
- a CDS encoding GNAT family N-acetyltransferase, whose protein sequence is MEIVQATAMHLNEVAVLFDAYRTWYHQEPDFHGALAYIDDRLRLQDSVIYIAMEGEEIVGFTQLYPIFSSVRMKKSWLLNDLYVLEAHRGKGAASALLDKAARLAEDTGAGWILLQTDITNTNAQALYEKKGYVRDTTCYYYYREV, encoded by the coding sequence ATGGAAATAGTACAGGCAACAGCAATGCATTTAAATGAGGTAGCCGTGTTATTTGATGCCTACCGTACCTGGTATCATCAGGAGCCCGATTTTCACGGAGCACTGGCATATATAGACGACAGGCTACGGTTGCAGGATAGTGTGATCTATATTGCCATGGAGGGAGAAGAGATCGTGGGATTTACCCAGTTATACCCCATTTTTTCTTCTGTACGTATGAAAAAAAGCTGGTTGTTAAATGATTTGTATGTACTCGAGGCACACCGGGGTAAAGGTGCTGCCAGTGCATTACTGGATAAGGCTGCCCGGTTGGCTGAAGATACCGGGGCAGGCTGGATCTTATTGCAGACCGATATTACCAATACCAATGCGCAGGCTTTGTATGAAAAGAAAGGGTATGTAAGAGATACCACCTGCTACTATTACTACCGGGAAGTATAA
- a CDS encoding NUDIX hydrolase, which translates to METTENPWKILGSEVKYQNKWIQVTQHEVLNPNGGPGIYGVVHFKNVAVGIVAMDEAQHIYLVGQYRFPLEQFSWEIPEGGGPLDEDTLDAAKRELLEETGLVARYWTPIVRMHLSNSVSDEAGIVYLATGLEQRTAAPEETEQLLVRKVPFEKAYQLVKDFKITDSLSIAAIQKIRLMMLEGEMPGRN; encoded by the coding sequence ATGGAAACAACTGAAAACCCGTGGAAAATATTAGGTAGTGAGGTAAAGTATCAGAATAAATGGATACAGGTTACCCAACATGAAGTATTGAACCCTAATGGAGGACCCGGCATTTATGGCGTAGTGCATTTTAAGAATGTAGCGGTAGGTATTGTAGCGATGGATGAGGCGCAACACATTTACCTGGTGGGGCAGTACCGTTTCCCGCTGGAGCAATTCAGTTGGGAGATACCGGAAGGGGGAGGTCCGCTGGACGAAGATACCCTGGATGCGGCCAAAAGGGAACTGCTGGAAGAAACAGGACTGGTAGCACGTTATTGGACCCCTATCGTACGCATGCATCTTTCTAATTCCGTATCCGATGAAGCCGGGATTGTGTACCTGGCCACCGGTCTGGAACAACGCACCGCAGCGCCGGAAGAAACAGAACAACTCCTGGTGCGGAAAGTGCCATTTGAAAAAGCCTATCAGCTGGTAAAAGATTTTAAGATAACCGATTCACTTTCCATCGCAGCCATACAAAAGATCAGGCTGATGATGCTGGAAGGGGAAATGCCGGGAAGAAATTAG